A genomic stretch from Vanrija pseudolonga chromosome 6, complete sequence includes:
- the tesB gene encoding Acyl-CoA thioesterase 2, which yields MAQQTDNTMHHALMIKPVPRLLGLEAFQAQNLWTPPSNRGVYGGQVIGQALMAAVSTVEGKDLHSQHCYFLLPCDSRLPVTYCVERLREGKSYSTRLVHAIQNSETIFTLMASFTLPPVPIAPEIAAKVTGATPPEDGPVPFSTRYQRPMPSDILSFEEASRDDNRWKDYVTTMADFGLRINPTDAEARKAVLADRVIVRPLMAVGARAQAGKNSAQRAVWLQPLFGGRKVSPNEARAMIGYITDSQTVATAGRTVGLSATSDPKLGMVATIDHTIHYYPFPESYDGTQPVLHVIDAIAVDLTTGRGVLNGRVYTQDGVLIAATSQEGVVRARQAGKKPRREGPKL from the exons aTGGCACAGCAGACAGACAACACGATGCACCACGCGCTCATGATCAAGCCCGTCCCCCGGctgctcgggctcgaggcctTCCAGGCGCAGAACCTctggacgccgccgtccaaCCGCGGCGTGTACGGCGGCCAGGTCATCGGGCAGGCGCTCATGGCGGCCGTCAGCAcggtcgagggcaaggacctGCACTCGCAGCACTGCTACTTTCTTCTTCC GTGCGACTCCCGCCTACCGGTGACCTACTGCGTCGAGCGGCTGCGCGAGGGCAAGAGCTACTCTACGAG ACTCGTGCACGCGATCCAGAACTCGGAGACAATCTTCACCCTCATGGCGAGCTTCACGCTCCCGCCGGTACCCATCGCCCCGGAGATCGCGGCCAAGGTCACCGGCGCGACGCCACCAGAGGACGGCCCGGTGCCCTTCTCGACGCGGTACCAGCGGCCGATGCCGTCCGACATCCTGAGCTTTGAAGAGGCGTCGCGGGACGACAACAGGTGGAAGGACTACGTGACGACCATGGCGGATTTCGGGCTGCGCATCAACCCCACCGACGCggaggcgcgcaaggccgtcCTCGCTGACCGGGTGATCGTGCGCCCTCTGATGgctgtcggcgcgcgcgcgcaggccggcAAGAACTCGGCTCAGCGCGCAGTGTGGCTCCAGCCCCTGTTTGGCGGCAGGAAGGTCTCGCCAaacgaggcgcgcgccatGATCGGGTACATTACCGACTCGCAGACTGTCGCGACGGCCGGCCGCACAGTCGGGCTGTCGGCCACGTCGGACCCCAAGCTGGGCATGGTT GCAACAATCGACCACACGATCCACTACTACCCCTTCCCCGAATCCTACGACGGCACGCAGCCTGTGCTGCACGtcatcgacgccatcgccgtcgacctcacgacaggccgcggcgtcctcaACGGCCGAGTGTACACCCAGGACGGCGTGCTCATCGCCGCTACGAGCCAGGAGggcgtcgtgcgtgcgcgccAGGCGGGCAAGAAGCCGCGCAGGGAGGGGCCGAAGCTGTAG